Proteins encoded together in one Camelina sativa cultivar DH55 chromosome 9, Cs, whole genome shotgun sequence window:
- the LOC104715406 gene encoding probable pectinesterase 56, whose protein sequence is MEIQFLYSKLPVFIFVLLAFFVSHPFASSTPSDLIEMVVPSKSSLMAIPSASSGLDSKMVVPSTSSDLDSKMVVPSKSSDLAEMVVPLTSSDLNSKMVVPSTSSDLIEMVVPSTSSDLDSKARTANLVVSKDGTGNYKTINEAVAAVPAFSKTRFVIYVKKGIYDEIINIGKPKTNLTIIGDGRDATILTEKLNVKDGTKTFYSATLAVDGDGFMAQDLCIRNTAGPEKGAAVALRVSGDRVVIYRCHIDGYQDTLYAHSNKQFYRDCYITGTVDFICGQASAVFQNCQIEARKPIGGQSNVITAQSRDSQSLMSGFTFQKCNITASKDLDPVKRTFKSFLGRPWGVLSRVVFMESFMGDLIDPAGWTPWDSDLSRLSTLYYGEYENNGPGADTKKRVTWKGFRKITDPKEAINFTVGRLLDGDVWLKPTGVPYELGL, encoded by the exons aTGGAGATTCAATTTCTTTACTCCAAGCTTCCAGTTTTCATCTTTGTTCTACTAGCCTTTTTCGTTTCTCATCCATTTGCATCCTCAACTCCCTCTGATCTTATTGAGATGGTGGTTCCCTCAAAGTCCTCTCTGATGGCGATTCCCTCAGCTTCCTCTGGTCTTGATTCCAAG ATGGTGGTTCCCTCAACATCCTCTGATCTTGATTCCAAG ATGGTGGTTCCCTCAAAGTCCTCTGATCTGGCAGAGATGGTGGTTCCTTTAACGTCCTCTGATCTTAATTCCAAG ATGGTGGTTCCCTCAACGTCCTCTGATTTGATAGAGATGGTGGTTCCTTCGACGTCCTCTGATCTTGATTCCAAG GCACGTACAGCGAATCTTGTGGTATCTAAAGATGGTACCGGAAACTACAAAACGATAAACGAAGCGGTGGCAGCGGTACCGGCTTTCAGCAAAACACGGTTTGTAATTTATGTGAAGAAAGGAATTTACGACGAGATCATTAACATTGGGAAACCTAAAACCAATTTAACCATCATTGGAGACGGGAGAGACGCAACAATTCTAACCGAGAAGTTGAATGTCAAAGACGGAACAAAAACTTTCTATTCCGCAACACTAG CCGTAGATGGAGATGGCTTCATGGCCCAAGATCTCTGCATACGTAACACCGCCGGACCGGAGAAGGGAGCAGCAGTTGCACTTCGAGTTAGCGGGGATCGGGTGGTCATCTACCGTTGCCATATTGACGGGTATCAAGACACGCTTTACGCTCATTCAAACAAACAGTTCTATCGTGATTGCTACATCACGGGCACGGTGGACTTCATCTGCGGTCAAGCTTCGGCGGTGTTCCAAAACTGTCAGATCGAGGCTCGGAAACCAATCGGAGGACAGAGCAATGTCATAACTGCTCAATCTCGTGACAGCCAAAGCTTGATGTCGGGGTTCACGTTTCAGAAATGTAACATAACGGCTAGTAAAGATCTTGATCCGGTAAAAAGAACCTTCAAGTCGTTTCTTGGACGACCATGGGGCGTATTATCAAGAGTGGTCTTTATGGAGTCGTTCATGGGTGATCTTATCGATCCTGCGGGTTGGACCCCATGGGACAGTGACCTTAGCCGCCTATCTACTCTCTATTATGGAGAATATGAAAACAATGGCCCTGGAGCTGATACAAAGAAGCGAGTGACATGGAAGGGATTTAGAAAGATAACTGATCCGAAGGAAGCAATTAACTTCACCGTAGGAAGGCTTCTTGATGGAGATGTGTGGTTGAAGCCAACCGGAGTTCCTTATGAACTAGGTCTTTAA